The proteins below come from a single Streptomyces sp. M92 genomic window:
- a CDS encoding IclR family transcriptional regulator, protein MGSVQRAMRLLECVAGHTYGAPAKQLARETGLALPTAYHLLRTLVHEGYLRRDKGLFFLGEAAERLSGRGAQQKRRTTVIDALARWRDAIGVPVYYAMYRDGEIEVMCVSDTPGNPAVEEWADFRETGHAHAIGQCLLSQLDEGARRDHLDRYPVRPVTPYTVRDGNALLKRLERMRRMAPVVERQEYALGTVCAAIPITVGTTAATMAISLPLQQADRLLPAAQRLQDEVGRLLGSLAISISI, encoded by the coding sequence ATCGGATCCGTTCAGCGGGCGATGCGCCTCCTGGAGTGCGTCGCCGGACACACGTACGGAGCTCCGGCCAAGCAGCTGGCCCGGGAGACCGGGCTGGCGCTGCCCACGGCGTACCACCTGCTGCGCACCCTGGTGCACGAGGGCTATCTGCGCCGGGACAAGGGGTTGTTCTTCCTCGGTGAGGCTGCCGAGCGGCTGAGCGGCAGAGGCGCCCAGCAGAAACGTCGCACCACGGTGATCGACGCATTGGCGCGCTGGCGCGACGCGATCGGCGTCCCTGTGTACTACGCCATGTACCGCGACGGCGAGATCGAAGTCATGTGCGTCTCCGACACCCCGGGGAATCCGGCCGTGGAGGAGTGGGCGGACTTCCGCGAGACCGGGCACGCGCACGCCATCGGCCAGTGCCTGCTCTCGCAGTTGGACGAGGGCGCCCGCCGTGACCACCTGGACCGCTACCCCGTGCGGCCCGTCACGCCGTACACGGTGCGTGATGGCAATGCCCTGCTGAAGCGGCTGGAACGCATGCGGCGGATGGCCCCGGTGGTCGAACGCCAGGAGTACGCACTGGGGACGGTGTGCGCGGCGATCCCGATCACCGTCGGCACCACGGCCGCCACCATGGCCATTTCCCTGCCCCTCCAGCAGGCCGACCGGCTGCTGCCCGCGGCCCAGCGGTTGCAGGACGAGGTGGGGCGGCTTCTGGGGTCGCTGGCGATCTCTATCAGTATCTGA
- a CDS encoding SsgA family sporulation/cell division regulator, whose product MGESVQAEVMMSFLVSEELSFRIPVELRYETCDPYAVRLTFHLPGDAPVTWAFGRELLVDGVGRPCGDGDVRIAPVDPEPLAEVLIRLQVGNDQALFRSSAAPLVAFLDRTDKLVPLGQEGALADFDAHLDEALDRILAEEQSAG is encoded by the coding sequence ATGGGCGAGTCGGTACAGGCAGAGGTCATGATGAGCTTTCTCGTGTCCGAGGAGCTCTCGTTCCGCATCCCGGTGGAACTGCGCTACGAGACCTGTGATCCCTATGCCGTGCGACTGACTTTCCACCTGCCCGGGGACGCGCCGGTGACCTGGGCCTTCGGCCGGGAGCTGCTGGTGGACGGGGTGGGCCGGCCGTGCGGTGACGGCGATGTGCGCATCGCTCCCGTCGACCCGGAGCCGCTGGCCGAGGTGCTGATCCGCCTTCAGGTCGGGAACGACCAGGCGCTCTTCCGTTCGTCGGCGGCTCCTCTGGTGGCGTTCCTGGACCGGACCGACAAGCTGGTGCCGCTGGGGCAGGAGGGCGCGCTCGCCGACTTCGACGCCCACCTCGACGAGGCCCTGGACCGCATCCTGGCGGAGGAACAGAGCGCGGGCTGA
- a CDS encoding YibE/F family protein, which produces MTTPQHPPFPPHEPRRGPGTEHGAGRGADPASPGPHGAGGDRHDEGGGHGSGGGQGPGGPGAGGGHGSGGGGGGHGHSHAHSHGPAAPVSRHLRKVIAAVLIPFAAAVLIGLAVLWPGGAPPHERTGVGFDRQTQQATVTKVVELSCQSVNASGVPPTGDTSTAEGSSAMQRANGDCKRATIRVDSGDDKGRTFTEIVQPDQSRQLHEGQKVVVAYEPSAPEDLQYSVTDINRRVPMALLAGIFALAVVVVGRLRGLMALVSLAVSFLLLNFFMLPAILQGSNPLLVAVIGSSAIMLIALYLCHGLSARTSVAVLGTLISLVLIGVLGSLFIGWAALTGNTDDNTGLIHGLYPTIDMSGLLLAGVIIGSLGVLDDVTVTQTSAVWELHEANPALGRRGLYRAGIRIGRDHIASVVNTLVLAYAGAALPLLLLFSIAQSGVGTVANSELVAEEIVRTLIGSIGLVASVPVTTALAALVVSADRPADRPTARTAGAAPGSGSAPVRGGRGRRRKR; this is translated from the coding sequence GACCTCACGGCGCGGGCGGAGACCGACATGACGAGGGGGGCGGGCACGGCTCGGGCGGTGGGCAAGGCCCCGGCGGGCCCGGTGCCGGTGGAGGCCATGGCTCGGGCGGCGGGGGCGGCGGGCACGGCCACTCGCACGCGCACAGTCATGGTCCGGCGGCGCCCGTCTCCCGGCACCTGCGGAAGGTCATCGCCGCGGTCCTCATCCCGTTCGCCGCGGCCGTGCTGATCGGGCTCGCGGTGCTGTGGCCGGGCGGCGCCCCGCCGCACGAACGCACCGGGGTCGGCTTCGACCGGCAGACGCAGCAGGCCACCGTGACCAAGGTGGTCGAGCTAAGCTGCCAGTCCGTGAACGCCTCGGGCGTACCCCCGACCGGCGACACCTCCACCGCCGAGGGTTCCTCCGCGATGCAGCGGGCGAACGGCGACTGCAAACGGGCCACGATCCGCGTCGACAGCGGAGACGACAAGGGCCGCACCTTCACCGAGATCGTGCAACCGGACCAGTCACGGCAGTTGCACGAGGGCCAGAAGGTCGTGGTCGCCTACGAGCCCTCCGCGCCCGAGGACCTTCAGTACTCGGTGACCGACATCAACCGCCGGGTCCCGATGGCGCTGCTCGCCGGCATCTTCGCCCTCGCGGTCGTGGTCGTCGGACGGCTGCGGGGTCTCATGGCCCTGGTCTCGCTGGCCGTCAGCTTCCTGCTGCTGAACTTCTTCATGCTGCCCGCGATCCTGCAGGGCTCGAACCCGCTGCTCGTGGCGGTGATCGGCTCCAGCGCCATCATGCTGATCGCGCTGTACCTGTGCCACGGCCTGTCGGCCCGCACGTCCGTGGCGGTACTGGGCACGCTCATCTCCCTGGTCCTGATCGGCGTGCTCGGGTCGCTGTTCATCGGCTGGGCCGCGCTCACCGGCAACACGGACGACAACACGGGCCTCATCCATGGCCTGTATCCGACGATCGACATGAGCGGTCTGCTGCTCGCCGGAGTCATCATCGGTTCGCTCGGTGTCCTCGACGACGTGACGGTCACCCAGACGTCGGCGGTCTGGGAACTGCACGAGGCCAACCCAGCGCTGGGCCGCCGCGGACTGTACCGCGCCGGAATCCGTATCGGTCGCGACCACATCGCCTCGGTCGTCAACACCCTGGTCCTCGCCTACGCGGGCGCCGCCCTTCCGCTGCTGCTGCTCTTCTCCATCGCGCAGAGCGGGGTGGGGACGGTCGCCAACAGCGAGTTGGTCGCGGAGGAGATCGTGCGCACGCTGATCGGCTCGATCGGCCTGGTGGCGTCCGTTCCGGTCACCACGGCCCTCGCGGCCCTCGTCGTGTCGGCCGACCGGCCCGCCGACCGCCCCACGGCCCGGACCGCCGGAGCGGCACCGGGGTCGGGTTCGGCGCCCGTACGTGGCGGGCGGGGCCGGCGCCGCAAGCGCTGA